Proteins from a genomic interval of Medicago truncatula cultivar Jemalong A17 chromosome 3, MtrunA17r5.0-ANR, whole genome shotgun sequence:
- the LOC11417347 gene encoding crossover junction endonuclease MUS81, with amino-acid sequence MENRTRVRCPENEELATFMKNKWKEMAESPKGLSENIEMALSKAHFNVCNSKNPIRTIKDFSTVKGVGKMMLRLMQGFFGTASGGTEPDDSTKKGKKTKGTKRYMPQRNSVAYALLITLYRGTSNGNEFMRKQELIDAAEASGLSRAPIASEKGKGKAGHFGSSPQDWYSGWSCMKTLISKGLVVKSSCPAKYMLTEEGKEAACDCLKRSGMAESLDKSASVEISVHMDKQNSLDIEVSAYDLESEVTSPLNRQKKPLDVPLDSLERFTNMGYSKEQIISAFKEVSRSHPNKDVSSLWPAVLCQLREEQVYGSQPESQILMNANTVVNDPKGPIGKQSRTLSSSFGGNVANLCSPDIPPFSMRACSSAGNTIQKPNKDEIKSKMNILSVPPLSFGERFEDAYEVILILDDREQFATKGSRSRKIIENICSNFKIQIEVRRLPVGDGIWIARHKTLGSEYVLDFIVERKKIDDLRSSIRDNRYKDQKLRLVRCGLKKLIYLVEGDPNSSEAAESIKTACFTTEILEGFDVQRTSGLGDTLRKYGHLTQAIYQYYKSDFFEDNNKCSAICPPYDEFVRRCQDLEKMTVSDVFAIQLMQVPQVTEEIAMAVLDLYPTLMSLARAYSLLDGNSRTQEQMLQRQSNNVINGSASRNIFQLVWGS; translated from the exons ATGGAGAATCGGACACGGGTTCGGTGTCCGGAGAACGAAGAACTAGCGACGTTCATGAAGAACAAATGGAAAGAAATGGCTGAGTCACCGAAAGGTCTTTCTGAAAACATTGAAATGGCACTTTCTAAAGCTCATTTCAATGTCTGtaactccaaaaacccaattcgAACTATCAAAGATTTCTCCACTGTTAA GGGTGTGGGGAAAATGATGTTGAGGCTAATGCAGGGGTTTTTCGGGACTGCTTCTGGAGGTACCGAACCAGATGACTCGACCAAAAAGG GAAAGAAAACTAAAGGAACCAAGCGCTATATGCCTCAAAGGAACTCTGTGGCTTATGCATTATTGATAACCCTTTATAG GGGAACTTCAAATGGGAATGAATTTATGCGTAAACAGGAGCTTATCGATGCTGCTGAAGCCAGTGGGTTATCTCGAGCACCAATTGC GTCAGAAAAAGGGAAAGGAAAAGCTGGACATTTTGGAAGTTCTCCACAGGATTGGTACAGTGGATGGAGCTGCATGAAGACATTGATATCTAAAGGATTAGTTGTAAAATCAAGCTGCCCAGCAAA gTACATGCTAACCGAAGAAGGTAAGGAAGCAGCATGTGACTGTCTTAAAAGATCTGGAATGGCAGAATCTCTGGACAAGTCGGCTTCTGTTGAAATTTCTGTTCATATGGATAAACAAAACTCATTAGATATAGAAGTCAGTGCATATGATTTGGAATCTGAAGTGACATCACCATTGAATCGCCAAAAGAAGCCACTGGATGTTCCTCTTGATTCCCTTGAGAGG TTTACAAACATGGGCTACTCCAAGGAGCAAATTATTAGTGCTTTTAAGGAGGTTTCCAGAAGCCATCCAAATAAAGATGTCTCATCTCTGTGGCCGGCTGTTTTATGTCaacttagagaggagcaagtcTATGGTTCACAGCCAGAATCTCAAATATTGATGAATGCTAATACTGTTGTAAATG ATCCCAAAGGCCCCATTGGAAAACAGAGCAGAACCCTGAGTTCATCCTTTGGTGGGAATGTGGCAAACTTATGTTCTCCTGATATTCCACCTTTTTCCATGAGAGCTTGCTCATCAGCT GGTAATACAATACAAAAGCCAAACAAGGATGAGATTAAATCAAAGATGAACATTTTAAGTGTGCCACCATTGAGCTTTGGGGAGAGGTTTGAAGATGCTTATGAAGTAATTTTAATATTGGATGATCGGGAGCAATTTGCTACTAAGGG ATCGCGATCTAGGAAAATTATTGAGAATATTTGTAGCAACTTCAAAATCCAAATAGAg GTTCGGCGTCTGCCTGTTGGAGATGGGATTTGGATCGCGCGCCATAAAACTCTTGGCAGTGAATATGTGTTGGATTTTATTGTTGAGAGGaagaaaattgatgatttaCGCAGTTCAATTAGGGATAACCGCTACAAGGATCAGAAGTTACGACTTGTG AGATGTGGGCTTAAGAAGCTGATATATCTTGTCGAAGGTGATCCAAATTCTTCTGAAGCTGCTGAAAGCATAAAAACAGC CTGTTTTACAACAGAGATTCTGGAGGGATTTGACGTACAGAGAACAAGTGGCTTAGGTGACACCCTAAGGAAGTATGGTCATCTTACCCAAGCAATTTATCAATATTACAAGTCAGATTTTTTTGAAGACAATAATAAATGCTCTGCAATATGTCCTCCGTATGATGAATTTGTTAGAAGGTGTCAAGACCTCGAAAAAATGACAGTTAGTGATGTATTTGCCATCCAGCTTATGCAG GTCCCACAGGTTACAGAGGAGATTGCCATGGCTGTGTTGGATTTGTATCCCACACTTATGTCTCTTGCCCGTGCCTACTCACTACTT GATGGCAATTCTCGCACCCAAGAGCAGATGCTTCAAAGACAAAGTAATAATGTGATCAATGGATCTGCTAGTAGGAACATTTTCCAGCTTGTTTGGGGTAGCTGA
- the LOC11431011 gene encoding putative disease resistance protein RGA3 isoform X2, which yields MAMVVFPGAFLSSAFQVIRERLASTDFKKRQITRFENTLDLLYEVLDDAEMKQYRVPRIKSWLVSLKHYVYELDQLLDVIATDAQQMGKIQRILSGFINQCQYRMEVLLMEMHQLTLKKELLGLKDITSGRYRVRVSQKLLRKFRTKSLIDESVMNGREHEKEELIKFLLSDIHSDNLAPIISIVGLMGMGKTTLAQLVYNDDMITEHFELKAWVNVPESFNLVSPTGLNLSSFHISTDNSEDFEILQHQFLQLLTGKKYLLVLDGVCKIDENTWEELQILLKCGSSGSKMIVTTHDKEVASIMRSTRLIHLKQLEESDSWSLFVRYAFQGRNVFEYPNLELIGKKIVEKCGGLPLALKTLGNLLLKKFSESEWIKVLETDLWRLPEGEIYINLLLRLSYLILPSNLKRCFAYCSIFPKGYELEKGELIKLWMAEGLLKCHKRDKSEQELGNEFFNHLVSISFFQQSVIMPLWADKYYFVMHDLVNDLAKSMAGKQPFLLEEYHKPRARHIWCCLDFEDGDRKLEYLHRCNGLRSLIVDAQGYGPHRFKISTVVQHNLFSRVKLLRMLSFSGCNLLLLDDGIRNLKLLRYLDLSHTEIASLPNSICTHIKKMPTKIERLNNLEMLTDFVVGEQRGFDIKMLGKLNQLHGKLQISGLENVNDPAHAVAANLEDKEHLEDLSMSYNEWREMDGSVTEAQASVLEALQPNINLTSLTIKDYRGGSFPNWLGDRHLPNLVSLELLGCKIHSQLPPLGQFPSLKKCSISSCDGIEIIGTEFLGYNSSDVPFRSLETLRFENMAEWKEWLCLEGFPLLQKLCIKHCPKLKSALPQHLPSLQKLEIIDCQELAASIPKAANITELELKRCDDILINELPSKLKRIILCGTQVIQSTLEQILLNCAFLEELEVEDFFGPNLEWSSLDMCSCNSLRTLTITSWHSSSLPFPLHLFTNLNSLMLYDYPWLESFSGRQLPSNLCSLQIKKCPKLMASREEWGLFQLNSLKQFSVGDDLEILESFPEESLLPSTMKSLELTNCSNLRIINYKGLLHMTSLESLCIEDCPCLDSLPEEGLPSSLSTLSIHDCPLIKQKYQKEEGERWHTISHIPDVTIS from the exons ATGGCAATGGTTGTTTTTCCTGGGGCATTTCTTTCGTCTGCCTTTCAAGTGATTCGTGAGAGGTTAGCTTCAACAGACTTCAAAAAAAGGCAGATAACAAGATTTGAAAACACACTGGATTTGTTATATGAAGTGCTGGATGACGCAGAGATGAAGCAGTACCGAGTCCCACGAATAAAGAGTTGGCTAGTTTCGCTCAAACATTATGTATACGAATTAGATCAACTATTGGATGTGATTGCGACTGACGCACAACAAATGGGCAAGATACAACGCATTCTTTCAGGTTTTATTAATCAATGTCAATATAGGATGGAAGTATTGTTGATGGAGATGCACCAACttacacttaaaaaggaattaTTAGGACTTAAAGATATAACTAGCGGTCGTTATCGAGTTAGAGTCAGTCAGAAATTGTTAAGAAAATTTAGAACTAAATCTTTGATAGATGAATCTGTCATGAATGGTAGAGAGCATGAGAAAGaggaattaattaaatttttactttCTGACATTCACAGTGACAACCTTGCACCCATAATTAGTATAGTGGGTCTGATGGGGATGGGTAAGACAACTCTCGCCCAGCTTGTTTACAATGACGACATGATCACGGAGCATTTTGAACTTAAAGCTTGGGTGAATGTTCCAGAATCTTTTAATCTTGTTAGTCCCACCGGATTAAATCTTAGCTCATTTCATATTTCAACAGACAATAGTGAAGACTTTGAAATACTCCAACATCAATTTCTGCAGTTGCTAACGGGCAAGAAATATTTGCTTGTTCTAGATGGTGTGTGCAAAATAGACGAGAATACGTGGGAGGAGTTACAAATTCTTTTGAAATGTGGATCTTCAGGAAGTAAGATGATTGTGACAACACATGACAAGGAAGTAGCATCAATCATGAGATCCACCCGGCTAATACACTTAAAGCAATTGGAGGAGAGTGATTCTTGGAGTTTATTTGTGAGATATGCTTTTCAAGGTAGGAATGTATTTGAATATCCAAATCTTGAATTGATAGGCAAGAAAATAGTAGAAAAGTGTGGGGGGTTGCCTTTAGCACTGAAAACATTGGGGAATCTCTTGCTAAAAAAATTCTCTGAATCTGAATGGATTAAGGTATTGGAGACTGATTTGTGGCGTTTACCCGAGGGTGAAATCTACATTAACTTGTTACTGAGATTGAGTTACCTTATCCTCCCTTCCAATCTGAAGCGTTGTTTTGCTTATTGTTCTATATTTCCCAAGGGCTATGAGCTTGAGAAGGGTGAACTAATTAAACTTTGGATGGCAGAAGGTTTGTTGAAGTGTCACAAAAGAGACAAAAGCGAACAAGAGTTAGGTAATGAATTCTTCAATCATTTGGTGTCAATATCTTTTTTCCAACAATCAGTAATTATGCCATTATGGGCTGACAAATACTACTTCGTCATGCATGATCTTGTCAATGATTTAGCGAAATCAATGGCAGGAAAACAGCCCTTTCTACTTGAGGAATATCACAAACCTCGGGCGCGCCACATTTGGTGCTGCCTTGATTTTGAAGATGGTGATAGAAAACTAGAGTATCTTCATAGATGTAATGGACTACGCAGTTTGATAGTAGACGCACAGGGCTATGGTCCCCACCGCTTTAAGATAAGCACCGTTGTGCAACATAATTTGTTTTCAAGAGTAAAACTTTTGCGGATGTTGTCCTTCTCTGGTTGCAACCTCTTACTGCTAGATGATGGGATAAGAAATTTAAAGCTTCTGCGCTATCTGGACCTTTCGCACACTGAGATTGCAAGCTTACCTAATTCCATTT GCACTCATATTAAGAAGATGCCAACAAAGATAGAACGGTTAAACAATCTTGAGATGCTGACTGATTTTGTTGTGGGAGAGCAGCGTGGATTTGATATTAAAATGTTGGGGAAACTCAACCAACTTCATGGAAAGCTTCAAATTTCAGGGTTGGAAAATGTCAATGATCCTGCACATGCTGTGGCAGCAAATTTGGAAGATAAAGAACATTTAGAAGATTTAAGTATGTCATACAATGAATGGAGAGAAATGGATGGATCAGTAACTGAAGCACAAGCCTCTGTCTTGGAGGCTCTTCAACCAAATATAAACCTCACGAGTCTAACCATCAAAGACTACAGAGGCGGTAGCTTTCCAAACTGGCTTGGGGATCGTCATTTACCAAATTTAGTATCTCTTGAATTGTTGGGATGTAAAATCCATTCCCAGTTGCCACCGCTTGGGCAGTTTCCCTCTCTCAAGAAGTGTTCCATTTCAAGCTGTGATGGAATAGAAATTATTGGTACAGAGTTTCTCGGCTATAATTCATCAGATGTTCCATTTAGATCCCTTGAAACTTTGCGATTTGAAAACATGGCTGAATGGAAGGAATGGTTATGTCTTGAAGGTTTCCCTTTGCTTCAAAAGCTTTGTATAAAACATTGTCCCAAGTTGAAAAGTGCCCTTCCTCAACACCTCCCTTCTTTGCAAAAATTGGAGATTATTGATTGCCAAGAGTTGGCGGCTTCAATTCCCAAGGCTGCTAATATCACTGAGCTAGAACTAAAGAGATGTGATGACATTTTGATAAATGAATTGCCATCTAAATTGAAAAGAATCATCCTTTGTGGAACTCAGGTCATTCAATCAACCCTAGAGCAAATTTTGTTGAACTGTGCCTTTCTTGAAGAGTTGGAAGTTGAAGACTTCTTTGGTCCAAATCTAGAATGGTCCTCTTTGGACATGTGCAGCTGCAATTCTCTTCGCACTCTAACTATAACAAGTTGGCACTCTTCTTCCTTGCCTTTTCCACTGCACTTGTTCACCAATCTTAATTCTCTCATGTTGTACGACTATCCATGGCTGGAGTCATTTTCTGGGAGGCAGTTGCCTTCCAACCTATGTAGcctccaaataaaaaaatgtcctAAGTTGATGGCTTCGAGAGAGGAGTGGGGTTTGTTCCAACTCAATTCTCTGAAACAATTCAGTGTTGGTGATGATTTGGAAATCTTGGAGTCCTTTCCGGAGGAGAGTCTGCTGCCATCAACTATGAAATCTCTTGAGTTAACAAATTGTTCCAACCTAAGAATAATAAACTACAAGGGTCTTCTCCACATGACCTCACTTGAATCTCTATGTATTGAAGACTGCCCTTGTCTTGACAGCTTGCCAGAGGAGGGTCTACCCAGTTCCCTTTCTACTTTGTCCATTCATGATTGCCCATTAATTAAGCAGAAGTACCAAAAGGAGGAAGGAGAGCGTTGGCATACAATTAGTCACATTCCTGATGTGACAATTTCCTGA
- the LOC11418331 gene encoding GRAS family protein TF80, translated as MDSGSPYHWLRELRYDSHGSNPMIPLIECAKCVASGSIKTADIGLEYISQISSPHGNGVQRMVTYFSEALGYKIVKHLPGVYKALNSSKISLSSDDILVQKYFYDLCPFLKFSYLITNQAIIESMEREKVVHIIDLHCSEPAQWINLIQTLKKRPGGPPFLKITGINEKKEALEQMSFHLTTEAGILDFPLQFNPIISKLEDVDFENLPVKTGDAVAISSVLQLHSLLATDDEMVSSSGAASFNMQRAAHLGQRTFAEWLERDMINAYILSPDSALSPLFLGASPKMGIFLNAMRKLQPKLLVITEQESNLNGCNLTERIDRALYFYGSLFDCLESTVTRTSVERQKLESMLLGEQIKNIITCEGVDRKERHEKLEQWIQRLKMAGFVKVPLSYNGRIEATNLLQRYSHKYKFKEENDCLLVCWSDRPLFSVSAWKFR; from the exons ATGGATTCAG GTTCGCCATATCACTGGCTGAGGGAATTGAGATATGACTCTCATGGCTCAAATCCAATGATCCCTCTTATTGAGTGTGCAAAATGTGTTGCATCTGGAAGCATAAAAACTGCTGATATTGGACTTGAGTATATTTCTCAGATTTCATCACCTCATGGTAATGGTGTACAAAGAATGGTCACTTATTTCAGTGAAGCACTTGGATACAAGATAGTTAAACATTTACCTGGCGTATACAAAGCTCTCAATTCCTCGAAAATATCATTGTCTTCAGACGACATCCTTGTTCAAAAATACTTCTATGATCTGTGTCCTTTTTTGAAGTTTTCATACCTGATCACAAATCAAGCAATTATCGAATCGATGGAACGTGAAAAGGTGGTGCATATTATTGATCTCCATTGTTCCGAGCCAGCACAATGGATAAATCTTATACAAACTTTAAAGAAACGTCCGGGAGGTCCGCCCTTTCTGAAAATTACAGGAATTAATGAAAAGAAAGAGGCATTGGAGCAAATGAGCTTTCATTTGACAACCGAAGCAGGGATTTTGGATTTTCCTTTACAGTTCAATCCAATAATTAGCAAACTTGAAGATGTCGATTTTGAAAACTTGCCTGTCAAGACAGGAGATGCTGTTGCAATTTCTTCTGTTCTTCAGCTGCATTCTCTCCTTGCTACTGATGATGAAATGGTCTCCTCATCAGGTGCAGCATCTTTCAATATGCAGAGAGCAGCGCACTTGGGTCAGAGGACTTTTGCAGAGTGGCTAGAGAGAGACATGATCAATGCATATATCTTGAGTCCGGATTCAGCATTATCACCTCTTTTTTTAGGTGCTTCACCTAAGATGGGGATCTTTCTTAACGCTATGCGAAAACTACAACCAAAACTTTTAGTGATTACTGAACAGGAATCAAATCTGAATGGATGTAATTTAACGGAGAGAATCGACCGAGCATTGTACTTTTACGGTTCACTTTTTGACTGCTTGGAATCTACTGTTACAAGAACATCAGTCGAGAGACAAAAACTCGAGAGCATGCTTCTTGGAGAGCAAATAAAGAACATCATTACTTGTGAGGGAGTCGATAGAAAGGAAAGGCATGAGAAGCTCGAGCAATGGATTCAAAGACTTAAAATGGCTGGATTTGTGAAGGTACCTTTGAGTTACAATGGGAGGATAGAAGCGACAAATCTATTGCAGCGATATAGTCATAAATACaagtttaaagaagaaaatgattGTTTACTTGTTTGTTGGAGTGACAGACCACTTTTTTCTGTATCGGCCTGGAAATTTAGGTGA
- the LOC11431011 gene encoding disease resistance protein RGA2 isoform X1, which translates to MAMVVFPGAFLSSAFQVIRERLASTDFKKRQITRFENTLDLLYEVLDDAEMKQYRVPRIKSWLVSLKHYVYELDQLLDVIATDAQQMGKIQRILSGFINQCQYRMEVLLMEMHQLTLKKELLGLKDITSGRYRVRVSQKLLRKFRTKSLIDESVMNGREHEKEELIKFLLSDIHSDNLAPIISIVGLMGMGKTTLAQLVYNDDMITEHFELKAWVNVPESFNLVSPTGLNLSSFHISTDNSEDFEILQHQFLQLLTGKKYLLVLDGVCKIDENTWEELQILLKCGSSGSKMIVTTHDKEVASIMRSTRLIHLKQLEESDSWSLFVRYAFQGRNVFEYPNLELIGKKIVEKCGGLPLALKTLGNLLLKKFSESEWIKVLETDLWRLPEGEIYINLLLRLSYLILPSNLKRCFAYCSIFPKGYELEKGELIKLWMAEGLLKCHKRDKSEQELGNEFFNHLVSISFFQQSVIMPLWADKYYFVMHDLVNDLAKSMAGKQPFLLEEYHKPRARHIWCCLDFEDGDRKLEYLHRCNGLRSLIVDAQGYGPHRFKISTVVQHNLFSRVKLLRMLSFSGCNLLLLDDGIRNLKLLRYLDLSHTEIASLPNSICMLYNLQTLLLEECFKLLELPTDFCKLISLRHLNLTGTHIKKMPTKIERLNNLEMLTDFVVGEQRGFDIKMLGKLNQLHGKLQISGLENVNDPAHAVAANLEDKEHLEDLSMSYNEWREMDGSVTEAQASVLEALQPNINLTSLTIKDYRGGSFPNWLGDRHLPNLVSLELLGCKIHSQLPPLGQFPSLKKCSISSCDGIEIIGTEFLGYNSSDVPFRSLETLRFENMAEWKEWLCLEGFPLLQKLCIKHCPKLKSALPQHLPSLQKLEIIDCQELAASIPKAANITELELKRCDDILINELPSKLKRIILCGTQVIQSTLEQILLNCAFLEELEVEDFFGPNLEWSSLDMCSCNSLRTLTITSWHSSSLPFPLHLFTNLNSLMLYDYPWLESFSGRQLPSNLCSLQIKKCPKLMASREEWGLFQLNSLKQFSVGDDLEILESFPEESLLPSTMKSLELTNCSNLRIINYKGLLHMTSLESLCIEDCPCLDSLPEEGLPSSLSTLSIHDCPLIKQKYQKEEGERWHTISHIPDVTIS; encoded by the coding sequence ATGGCAATGGTTGTTTTTCCTGGGGCATTTCTTTCGTCTGCCTTTCAAGTGATTCGTGAGAGGTTAGCTTCAACAGACTTCAAAAAAAGGCAGATAACAAGATTTGAAAACACACTGGATTTGTTATATGAAGTGCTGGATGACGCAGAGATGAAGCAGTACCGAGTCCCACGAATAAAGAGTTGGCTAGTTTCGCTCAAACATTATGTATACGAATTAGATCAACTATTGGATGTGATTGCGACTGACGCACAACAAATGGGCAAGATACAACGCATTCTTTCAGGTTTTATTAATCAATGTCAATATAGGATGGAAGTATTGTTGATGGAGATGCACCAACttacacttaaaaaggaattaTTAGGACTTAAAGATATAACTAGCGGTCGTTATCGAGTTAGAGTCAGTCAGAAATTGTTAAGAAAATTTAGAACTAAATCTTTGATAGATGAATCTGTCATGAATGGTAGAGAGCATGAGAAAGaggaattaattaaatttttactttCTGACATTCACAGTGACAACCTTGCACCCATAATTAGTATAGTGGGTCTGATGGGGATGGGTAAGACAACTCTCGCCCAGCTTGTTTACAATGACGACATGATCACGGAGCATTTTGAACTTAAAGCTTGGGTGAATGTTCCAGAATCTTTTAATCTTGTTAGTCCCACCGGATTAAATCTTAGCTCATTTCATATTTCAACAGACAATAGTGAAGACTTTGAAATACTCCAACATCAATTTCTGCAGTTGCTAACGGGCAAGAAATATTTGCTTGTTCTAGATGGTGTGTGCAAAATAGACGAGAATACGTGGGAGGAGTTACAAATTCTTTTGAAATGTGGATCTTCAGGAAGTAAGATGATTGTGACAACACATGACAAGGAAGTAGCATCAATCATGAGATCCACCCGGCTAATACACTTAAAGCAATTGGAGGAGAGTGATTCTTGGAGTTTATTTGTGAGATATGCTTTTCAAGGTAGGAATGTATTTGAATATCCAAATCTTGAATTGATAGGCAAGAAAATAGTAGAAAAGTGTGGGGGGTTGCCTTTAGCACTGAAAACATTGGGGAATCTCTTGCTAAAAAAATTCTCTGAATCTGAATGGATTAAGGTATTGGAGACTGATTTGTGGCGTTTACCCGAGGGTGAAATCTACATTAACTTGTTACTGAGATTGAGTTACCTTATCCTCCCTTCCAATCTGAAGCGTTGTTTTGCTTATTGTTCTATATTTCCCAAGGGCTATGAGCTTGAGAAGGGTGAACTAATTAAACTTTGGATGGCAGAAGGTTTGTTGAAGTGTCACAAAAGAGACAAAAGCGAACAAGAGTTAGGTAATGAATTCTTCAATCATTTGGTGTCAATATCTTTTTTCCAACAATCAGTAATTATGCCATTATGGGCTGACAAATACTACTTCGTCATGCATGATCTTGTCAATGATTTAGCGAAATCAATGGCAGGAAAACAGCCCTTTCTACTTGAGGAATATCACAAACCTCGGGCGCGCCACATTTGGTGCTGCCTTGATTTTGAAGATGGTGATAGAAAACTAGAGTATCTTCATAGATGTAATGGACTACGCAGTTTGATAGTAGACGCACAGGGCTATGGTCCCCACCGCTTTAAGATAAGCACCGTTGTGCAACATAATTTGTTTTCAAGAGTAAAACTTTTGCGGATGTTGTCCTTCTCTGGTTGCAACCTCTTACTGCTAGATGATGGGATAAGAAATTTAAAGCTTCTGCGCTATCTGGACCTTTCGCACACTGAGATTGCAAGCTTACCTAATTCCATTTGTATGTTGTATAATTTACAGACACTCTTATTGGAAGAATGTTTCAAATTGCTTGAACTTCCAACAGATTTTTGCAAGCTCATCAGTTTACGTCATCTTAATCTGACAGGCACTCATATTAAGAAGATGCCAACAAAGATAGAACGGTTAAACAATCTTGAGATGCTGACTGATTTTGTTGTGGGAGAGCAGCGTGGATTTGATATTAAAATGTTGGGGAAACTCAACCAACTTCATGGAAAGCTTCAAATTTCAGGGTTGGAAAATGTCAATGATCCTGCACATGCTGTGGCAGCAAATTTGGAAGATAAAGAACATTTAGAAGATTTAAGTATGTCATACAATGAATGGAGAGAAATGGATGGATCAGTAACTGAAGCACAAGCCTCTGTCTTGGAGGCTCTTCAACCAAATATAAACCTCACGAGTCTAACCATCAAAGACTACAGAGGCGGTAGCTTTCCAAACTGGCTTGGGGATCGTCATTTACCAAATTTAGTATCTCTTGAATTGTTGGGATGTAAAATCCATTCCCAGTTGCCACCGCTTGGGCAGTTTCCCTCTCTCAAGAAGTGTTCCATTTCAAGCTGTGATGGAATAGAAATTATTGGTACAGAGTTTCTCGGCTATAATTCATCAGATGTTCCATTTAGATCCCTTGAAACTTTGCGATTTGAAAACATGGCTGAATGGAAGGAATGGTTATGTCTTGAAGGTTTCCCTTTGCTTCAAAAGCTTTGTATAAAACATTGTCCCAAGTTGAAAAGTGCCCTTCCTCAACACCTCCCTTCTTTGCAAAAATTGGAGATTATTGATTGCCAAGAGTTGGCGGCTTCAATTCCCAAGGCTGCTAATATCACTGAGCTAGAACTAAAGAGATGTGATGACATTTTGATAAATGAATTGCCATCTAAATTGAAAAGAATCATCCTTTGTGGAACTCAGGTCATTCAATCAACCCTAGAGCAAATTTTGTTGAACTGTGCCTTTCTTGAAGAGTTGGAAGTTGAAGACTTCTTTGGTCCAAATCTAGAATGGTCCTCTTTGGACATGTGCAGCTGCAATTCTCTTCGCACTCTAACTATAACAAGTTGGCACTCTTCTTCCTTGCCTTTTCCACTGCACTTGTTCACCAATCTTAATTCTCTCATGTTGTACGACTATCCATGGCTGGAGTCATTTTCTGGGAGGCAGTTGCCTTCCAACCTATGTAGcctccaaataaaaaaatgtcctAAGTTGATGGCTTCGAGAGAGGAGTGGGGTTTGTTCCAACTCAATTCTCTGAAACAATTCAGTGTTGGTGATGATTTGGAAATCTTGGAGTCCTTTCCGGAGGAGAGTCTGCTGCCATCAACTATGAAATCTCTTGAGTTAACAAATTGTTCCAACCTAAGAATAATAAACTACAAGGGTCTTCTCCACATGACCTCACTTGAATCTCTATGTATTGAAGACTGCCCTTGTCTTGACAGCTTGCCAGAGGAGGGTCTACCCAGTTCCCTTTCTACTTTGTCCATTCATGATTGCCCATTAATTAAGCAGAAGTACCAAAAGGAGGAAGGAGAGCGTTGGCATACAATTAGTCACATTCCTGATGTGACAATTTCCTGA